The following coding sequences lie in one Listeria ivanovii subsp. londoniensis genomic window:
- a CDS encoding ABC transporter ATP-binding protein, with translation MAQLSLEHIYKIYDNKVTAVSDFNLEIDDKEFIVFVGPSGCGKSTTLRMIAGLEEISKGELSIDGKVMNNVAPKDRDIAMVFQNYALYPHMTVYDNMAFGLKLRKMPKDAIKERVEHAANILGLTEYLKRKPSALSGGQRQRVALGRAIVRDAKVFLMDEPLSNLDAKLRVQMRAEITKLHQQLDTTMIYVTHDQTEAMTMATRIVIMKDGVIQQVGSPKQVYDHPVNMFVAGFIGSPAMNFFKGRLEGTHFIGDDFTIAVPEGKLKLLKDRGFDGKDIVFGIRPEDIHDEPIVIEANPGYTFKATTIVAELTGAEFMLHSRVGTHEFVARVDARSEHQPNEVLTLAFEMSKSHFFDPETEDNLTD, from the coding sequence TTGGCACAATTATCACTAGAACATATTTATAAAATATATGATAACAAAGTAACAGCAGTATCTGATTTTAATTTAGAAATCGACGACAAAGAATTTATCGTTTTCGTTGGTCCATCTGGTTGTGGTAAATCTACTACTTTACGTATGATTGCTGGACTAGAAGAAATTTCTAAAGGGGAATTATCCATTGATGGCAAAGTAATGAATAACGTTGCACCAAAAGACCGCGACATCGCAATGGTATTCCAAAACTATGCACTTTACCCACATATGACTGTATATGATAACATGGCTTTCGGCTTAAAATTACGTAAAATGCCAAAAGATGCTATTAAAGAACGTGTAGAACATGCAGCAAACATTCTTGGTCTAACAGAGTACTTAAAACGTAAACCAAGCGCACTTTCCGGTGGTCAACGTCAACGTGTTGCTTTAGGACGTGCAATCGTTCGTGATGCCAAAGTATTCTTAATGGATGAACCACTTTCCAACTTAGATGCAAAATTACGTGTGCAAATGCGCGCGGAAATCACTAAACTACATCAACAATTAGATACTACAATGATTTACGTTACCCATGACCAAACGGAAGCTATGACAATGGCTACTCGTATCGTTATTATGAAAGATGGTGTTATCCAACAAGTTGGTTCACCAAAACAAGTGTATGATCATCCAGTAAATATGTTCGTAGCCGGCTTTATTGGTAGTCCCGCAATGAACTTCTTCAAAGGTCGTTTAGAAGGTACCCACTTTATCGGTGATGATTTCACTATCGCTGTACCAGAAGGTAAATTGAAACTTCTTAAAGACAGAGGATTTGACGGCAAAGATATCGTTTTCGGCATTCGTCCTGAAGATATCCATGATGAGCCTATCGTAATTGAAGCAAACCCAGGTTATACGTTCAAAGCAACTACTATCGTTGCCGAACTTACTGGTGCTGAATTCATGCTTCACAGCCGTGTTGGTACGCACGAATTCGTTGCTCGTGTTGATGCTCGTTCTGAACACCAACCAAATGAAGTACTTACACTTGCATTTGAAATGTCTAAATCTCACTTTTTTGATCCAGAAACAGAAGATAATTTGACAGACTAA
- a CDS encoding Gfo/Idh/MocA family protein codes for MNKLNWAILGPGSIAHQFAEGMKGLDREIYAVGARNLEKGQAFAKQYDIKNVYDDFDKMLAEPAIDVVYIATPHSNHYEYIMKSLQNGKHVLAEKAITVSSAELDEINALAKEKGLIVKEAMTIFHMPLYKKLRAIVDSGEIGKLKLIQVAFGSAKEKDPSNRFYNMDLAGGALLDIGTYALSFARYFLTEAPDEVLTTMKKFETGVDEQSGILLKNREEELAVVSLSFRAKVPKRGIVACEEGFITVDEYPRASRATVTNTTTGKVEEIVAGDTDKALAYEITAMEESISTGENPTSELTRDVIAIMTNVRTKWGIKFPFEK; via the coding sequence ATGAATAAACTTAACTGGGCAATTCTTGGTCCTGGATCGATTGCGCACCAATTTGCAGAGGGAATGAAAGGCTTAGACCGTGAAATTTATGCAGTAGGGGCTAGAAATTTGGAGAAAGGTCAAGCGTTTGCCAAACAATATGATATTAAAAATGTTTACGATGACTTTGATAAAATGCTTGCTGAACCAGCGATCGATGTGGTTTATATTGCAACGCCGCACTCCAATCACTATGAATATATTATGAAAAGTTTGCAAAATGGTAAGCATGTGCTAGCAGAAAAAGCGATTACGGTGAGCAGTGCCGAATTAGATGAAATAAATGCGCTTGCGAAAGAAAAAGGCTTAATTGTTAAAGAAGCGATGACGATTTTTCACATGCCACTTTATAAAAAATTACGAGCAATTGTTGATTCAGGCGAAATTGGTAAATTAAAACTTATCCAAGTCGCATTCGGAAGCGCAAAAGAAAAAGATCCAAGCAACCGTTTTTACAATATGGACTTAGCAGGCGGAGCGCTTCTTGATATTGGGACATACGCATTAAGCTTCGCGCGCTATTTCTTAACGGAAGCACCAGATGAAGTGCTAACAACGATGAAAAAATTCGAAACGGGTGTCGATGAGCAATCTGGTATTTTGCTGAAGAATAGAGAGGAAGAACTCGCAGTCGTGTCGCTTTCTTTCCGAGCAAAAGTGCCAAAACGTGGAATTGTTGCTTGTGAAGAAGGCTTTATCACTGTGGATGAATACCCGCGTGCAAGCCGTGCAACTGTGACTAATACGACTACAGGAAAAGTGGAAGAAATTGTTGCTGGTGATACGGATAAAGCTTTAGCATACGAAATTACTGCGATGGAAGAAAGTATTTCTACAGGAGAAAATCCAACATCCGAGTTAACGCGTGATGTCATCGCGATTATGACGAATGTTCGAACCAAGTGGGGCATTAAGTTTCCGTTTGAAAAATAA